In Elaeis guineensis isolate ETL-2024a chromosome 1, EG11, whole genome shotgun sequence, a genomic segment contains:
- the LOC105032855 gene encoding uncharacterized protein, with translation MMELPAAATAASSFPVVFFDGEREVDIGTIAVHPALGFKKFQAVISQKIGIAPHQISFSLVRRKKARASPEVRRKVPIDESSDFAAIARERDCFVLAVLRRSRRERRGRSRRGHRQDAAAGEAVAGQRKAVASSAVPEKTILRRNPAGSGAGVDPAIAALMPETVGLGLWDYESQLRDLQRQRERYLLSTAAYYPYAAAEGAFAWDAAARRAAAPERPAVCEECERAKEEGRPPGFHWCVCDAVTVGFRSPVGPIQRPPKKHVEASA, from the coding sequence ATGATGGAGCTGCCGGCTGCCGCCACCGCCGCCTCCTCCTTCCCCGTCGTGTTCTTCGACGGGGAGCGGGAGGTCGACATCGGCACCATCGCGGTCCACCCCGCCCTCGGCTTCAAGAAATTCCAGGCCGTCATCAGCCAGAAGATCGGGATCGCTCCTCACCAGATCTCCTTCTCCCTCGTCCGCCGCAAGAAGGCCCGCGCCTCGCCGGAGGTCCGCCGCAAGGTCCCCATCGACGAGTCCTCCGATTTCGCTGCCATCGCACGCGAGCGCGACTGCTTCGTCCTCGCCGTCCTACGCCGATCGCGCCGCGAGAGGCGGGGCCGCTCCCGCCGGGGCCACCGCCAGGACGCCGCCGCCGGGGAGGCGGTGGCCGGTCAAAGGAAGGCCGTCGCCTCATCAGCCGTGCCGGAAAAGACGATCCTGAGGAGGAACCCTGCGGGATCCGGCGCTGGCGTGGATCCGGCGATCGCGGCGCTGATGCCGGAGACGGTCGGACTGGGGCTGTGGGACTATGAGAGCCAGCTGCGGGACCTCCAGCGGCAGCGGGAGAGGTACCTCCTGTCCACGGCGGCGTACTACCCATACGCGGCGGCGGAGGGGGCGTTCGCGTGGGACGCCGCTGCGAGGAGGGCGGCGGCGCCAGAGCGGCCGGCGGTGTGCGAGGAGTGCGAGAGGGccaaggaggaggggcggccgccaGGGTTCCATTGGTGCGTGTGCGACGCGGTCACCGTCGGGTTCCGCTCCCCGGTGGGGCCCATCCAGCGCCCGCCGAAGAAGCACGTCGAAGCTTCCGCATAG